One genomic window of Corallococcus silvisoli includes the following:
- a CDS encoding dicarboxylate/amino acid:cation symporter, producing MKAHQKMLLGISVGAVAGLVANAAFGSADWLVWTVEHVTNPVGQIFIRLLLMLVVPLLFSALVIGVAELDLKQVGRLGARTLGYTVVFSVISVLIGLLLVNSLRPGDGLSDEARALARTGTQIKAAPPPGDTSAGAIFMSMVPTNPIKAAADGDMIGLIVFSLIFGLGLALTVGEPARRLKDVVQGLYDVMMRLIDGVLKLAPVGVGALLFSMTARLGFHILAQLASYVGVVLLALSIHMFVVYSLSVRFLGGRNPVEFFRSCRLAIVTAFSTASSSATLPTALKVAEENLKLPRNVSRFVLTAGSAMNQNGTALFEGVTVLFLAQVYGVPLGLGQQATIMFICVLAGIGTAGVPAGSIPVIAMILGMFHIPVEGLGLILGVDRFLDMCRTVLNVTGDLAAAVYVSRGEPPDRPVGEEAAESTAGLT from the coding sequence ATGAAGGCCCACCAGAAGATGCTCCTCGGTATCTCCGTCGGCGCGGTGGCGGGGCTCGTGGCCAACGCCGCCTTCGGGAGCGCGGACTGGCTCGTGTGGACGGTCGAGCACGTCACCAACCCGGTGGGGCAGATCTTCATCCGCCTGCTCCTGATGCTCGTCGTGCCGCTGCTGTTCTCCGCGCTGGTCATCGGCGTGGCGGAGCTGGACCTCAAGCAGGTGGGCCGCCTGGGCGCCCGCACGCTCGGCTACACGGTGGTCTTCTCCGTCATCTCCGTCCTCATCGGCCTGCTGCTCGTCAACTCGCTGCGGCCCGGTGACGGCTTGAGCGACGAGGCCCGCGCGCTGGCCCGCACGGGCACGCAGATCAAGGCGGCCCCGCCCCCCGGAGACACCTCCGCGGGCGCCATCTTCATGTCCATGGTGCCCACCAACCCCATCAAGGCCGCGGCGGACGGGGACATGATTGGCCTCATCGTCTTCTCGCTCATCTTCGGCCTGGGCCTGGCGCTCACCGTGGGCGAACCCGCGCGGCGGCTCAAGGACGTCGTCCAGGGCCTCTACGACGTGATGATGCGCCTCATCGACGGGGTGCTGAAGCTCGCGCCCGTGGGCGTGGGCGCGCTGCTGTTCTCCATGACGGCGCGGCTGGGCTTCCACATCCTGGCGCAGCTGGCGTCGTACGTGGGCGTGGTGCTGCTGGCGCTGAGCATCCACATGTTCGTCGTGTATTCGCTGTCCGTGCGCTTCCTGGGCGGGAGGAACCCGGTGGAGTTCTTCCGCTCCTGCCGGCTCGCCATCGTCACCGCCTTCTCCACGGCCTCCTCCAGCGCCACGCTGCCCACCGCCCTCAAGGTGGCCGAGGAGAACCTGAAGCTGCCGCGCAACGTGTCGCGCTTCGTGCTCACCGCCGGCTCCGCGATGAACCAGAACGGCACCGCGCTCTTCGAGGGCGTCACCGTGCTCTTCCTGGCGCAGGTGTATGGCGTGCCGCTGGGGCTGGGCCAGCAGGCGACCATCATGTTCATCTGCGTGCTGGCGGGCATCGGCACCGCGGGCGTGCCGGCGGGCTCCATCCCCGTCATCGCGATGATCCTCGGCATGTTCCACATCCCCGTGGAGGGCCTGGGGCTCATCCTCGGCGTGGACCGCTTCCTGGACATGTGCCGCACCGTGCTCAACGTCACCGGCGACCTGGCCGCCGCCGTGTACGTGTCGCGCGGGGAGCCCCCCGACCGCCCGGTCGGCGAGGAGGCGGCGGAGTCCACGGCGGGCCTGACATGA
- a CDS encoding peroxiredoxin has product MISVGDLAPDFAATDCHGKSVRLSELRGRRVVLFFFPRAFTVGCTIENRAFRDNHERIRELGAELVGVSVDTLSTQCEFAEQEGIHFALLGDEERRISRAWGVLWPVLNIDRRVTFIIGADGTVEHVIHHEVRVYRHLDDVLKYLQAHPLPGADSASP; this is encoded by the coding sequence ATGATTTCGGTCGGAGACCTCGCCCCTGACTTCGCCGCGACCGACTGCCACGGAAAGAGCGTGCGGTTGTCGGAGCTGCGAGGCCGGCGCGTGGTGCTCTTCTTCTTCCCCCGGGCCTTCACGGTGGGCTGCACCATCGAGAACCGCGCGTTCCGGGACAACCACGAGCGGATCCGCGAGCTGGGCGCGGAGCTGGTCGGCGTCTCCGTGGACACGCTCAGCACCCAGTGCGAGTTCGCCGAACAGGAGGGCATCCACTTCGCCCTCCTGGGTGACGAGGAGCGGAGGATCAGCCGCGCGTGGGGCGTGCTGTGGCCCGTCCTCAACATCGACCGGCGCGTGACCTTCATCATCGGCGCGGACGGCACCGTCGAGCACGTCATCCACCACGAGGTGCGCGTCTACCGGCACCTGGACGACGTGCTGAAGTACCTCCAGGCCCACCCCCTCCCCGGCGCCGACAGCGCCTCCCCCTGA
- a CDS encoding TfuA-like protein: protein MKRRADELVVFLGPSLPAAEARRISPCTVLPPARQGDVWRALSLKPRALVLVDGVFEAQPSVWHHELLAALEAGVAVFGGGSMGALRAAELSAHGMVGVGRVFGWYRDGVVADDSEVALLHADAEHGWRPLTVPLVNVRHAAERALKARVLGRPAARALVDAAAGLFYQERSWARIREAVAPSWSRAVLQAWDAWFAGGVEDLKRLDAMDCVRTAAEFVRHAAPPAPGARRNPSSLVRRRRLVEDVTRVGPRPVDSGRVMELLRGAPDAAAWAEAGLRRALLAGWVRSLGLQATDEEVAAEEAAWWQERGVRASRRQAFLAANGLDGPALRQLCEARALERLALTHAARLLPDGPSWDEALASEARLGGQWEQAARALAEAGDPPSEEE, encoded by the coding sequence GTGAAGCGGCGGGCGGACGAGCTGGTGGTGTTCCTGGGGCCCTCATTGCCCGCGGCGGAGGCTCGGCGGATTTCGCCGTGCACGGTGCTTCCCCCTGCGCGCCAGGGAGATGTGTGGCGGGCCTTGTCGCTCAAGCCCCGGGCGCTGGTGTTGGTGGATGGCGTCTTCGAGGCGCAGCCTTCCGTGTGGCACCACGAGCTGCTCGCGGCCCTGGAGGCAGGCGTGGCCGTGTTCGGCGGCGGCAGCATGGGCGCGCTGCGCGCCGCGGAGCTCTCCGCGCACGGGATGGTCGGCGTGGGTCGCGTCTTCGGGTGGTACCGCGACGGCGTGGTGGCGGATGACTCGGAGGTGGCGCTGCTGCACGCGGACGCCGAACACGGGTGGCGTCCGCTCACCGTGCCGCTCGTGAACGTGCGCCACGCGGCGGAGCGTGCGCTCAAGGCCCGCGTGCTGGGACGCCCCGCCGCGCGCGCCCTGGTGGACGCGGCGGCGGGGCTCTTCTACCAGGAGCGCAGCTGGGCGCGGATCCGCGAGGCCGTGGCGCCCTCCTGGAGCCGCGCCGTGCTCCAGGCCTGGGATGCCTGGTTCGCGGGCGGCGTGGAAGACCTCAAGCGCCTGGACGCCATGGACTGCGTGCGCACGGCGGCGGAGTTCGTGCGCCACGCCGCGCCCCCGGCGCCCGGTGCGCGGCGCAATCCCTCGTCACTGGTGCGGCGCAGGCGGCTGGTCGAGGACGTGACGCGCGTGGGTCCGCGCCCCGTGGACTCAGGCCGCGTGATGGAGCTGCTCCGGGGCGCGCCCGATGCGGCGGCCTGGGCGGAGGCCGGCCTGCGGCGGGCGTTGCTGGCGGGGTGGGTGCGCTCCCTGGGCCTCCAGGCGACGGACGAGGAGGTCGCCGCCGAAGAGGCCGCCTGGTGGCAGGAGCGGGGCGTGCGCGCTTCACGCCGCCAGGCCTTCCTCGCCGCGAACGGGCTCGACGGTCCTGCCCTGCGCCAGCTGTGCGAGGCGCGCGCGCTGGAACGTCTGGCATTGACGCACGCGGCGCGGCTGCTGCCAGACGGGCCGTCGTGGGATGAAGCCCTGGCATCCGAAGCCCGTCTGGGTGGCCAGTGGGAACAGGCCGCCCGAGCCCTGGCGGAAGCCGGTGACCCACCCTCCGAAGAGGAATGA
- a CDS encoding zf-HC2 domain-containing protein — protein sequence MGACVEYEEQASLHAAGALEGEEAARFQAHLESCAACRAEVASAREVLDLVALPPQTPVEVRAQEGLGARALSEWRREQSRRWMGRRAMGSLAAVAAVVALMLGPSALERLKAPRPVAPAPTRVAAAGDDVDPETLAAFEAWAGLDPLEDDASGYSMDEDLTWEGGDANPDTDFDLGETL from the coding sequence ATGGGTGCGTGCGTGGAATACGAGGAGCAGGCGAGCCTCCACGCCGCGGGGGCGCTGGAGGGCGAGGAGGCCGCGCGCTTCCAGGCCCACCTGGAGTCCTGCGCGGCATGCCGGGCGGAGGTGGCGTCCGCCCGCGAGGTGCTGGACCTGGTGGCGCTGCCGCCCCAGACGCCCGTCGAGGTGCGCGCGCAGGAGGGCCTGGGTGCGCGAGCCTTGTCGGAGTGGCGCCGCGAACAGTCGCGCCGGTGGATGGGACGCCGGGCGATGGGGTCGCTCGCCGCGGTGGCCGCGGTGGTGGCGCTGATGCTGGGCCCGTCCGCGCTGGAGCGGCTCAAGGCGCCCCGGCCGGTGGCGCCAGCCCCCACGCGGGTGGCGGCCGCCGGCGACGACGTGGATCCGGAGACGCTGGCCGCGTTCGAGGCGTGGGCCGGGTTGGATCCGTTGGAGGATGACGCCTCGGGATACAGCATGGATGAAGACCTGACGTGGGAGGGCGGTGACGCCAACCCGGACACGGACTTCGACCTGGGAGAGACCCTGTGA
- a CDS encoding YcaO-like family protein, which translates to MPATTDPLSPAFLEALARALGVTRVARVTGLDRTGVEVACAVRPGGHVLQVCNGKGLTFEAAARGALLETAELWAAETVRPERLRWGSQQELERAGGDVWGVEALGSAGAVVEPRLAGPAVRLAWCEASRLGSKERVWVPAQGVYCPPSGTAELGPVSVAWTTNGSGAHPEPEQALLHALLEATERDQLSRALPEGWSEEGVVARMLRPEDLEDGAPRTAALREALRARGFQVYLFDATPSPRTHGRVGLPVAAAVLVDAEEGPVPLTAGYACALDRDEALLKALLEAAQSRLTDIHGAREDVAASDREAALGFAQALAEVRPRRQVGEMPDGADRRARNGAARVRTVLTLLEAAGFTRAAGVALDSPVPGLHVWKVVVPGMRVSELL; encoded by the coding sequence TTGCCTGCCACGACGGACCCTCTCTCTCCCGCCTTCCTCGAAGCCCTGGCCCGTGCGCTGGGGGTGACCCGGGTCGCGCGTGTCACCGGCCTGGACCGCACGGGCGTGGAGGTCGCCTGCGCGGTGCGTCCGGGTGGGCACGTGCTCCAGGTGTGCAACGGCAAGGGGCTCACCTTCGAGGCGGCGGCCCGGGGCGCGCTCCTCGAGACGGCGGAGCTGTGGGCGGCGGAGACGGTGCGTCCGGAGCGGCTGCGCTGGGGCTCCCAGCAGGAGCTCGAGCGGGCGGGAGGCGACGTGTGGGGCGTGGAGGCGCTGGGGTCGGCGGGGGCGGTGGTGGAGCCCCGGCTCGCGGGCCCGGCGGTGCGGCTGGCGTGGTGCGAGGCGTCCCGGCTGGGCTCGAAGGAGCGCGTCTGGGTGCCGGCGCAGGGGGTGTACTGCCCACCGTCGGGGACCGCGGAGCTGGGGCCGGTGTCGGTGGCGTGGACGACGAACGGCTCCGGCGCGCACCCGGAGCCCGAGCAGGCGCTGCTGCATGCGCTCCTGGAGGCCACGGAGCGCGACCAGCTGTCGCGCGCGTTGCCGGAGGGGTGGTCGGAGGAGGGCGTGGTGGCCCGGATGCTGCGGCCCGAGGACTTGGAGGATGGGGCGCCGCGAACGGCCGCGCTGCGGGAGGCGCTGCGGGCGCGAGGGTTCCAGGTCTACCTCTTCGACGCCACGCCCTCACCCCGGACGCACGGCCGGGTGGGGCTGCCCGTGGCGGCGGCGGTGCTGGTGGACGCGGAGGAGGGGCCCGTGCCGCTGACGGCGGGCTACGCGTGCGCGCTGGACCGGGACGAGGCGTTGCTCAAGGCGCTGCTGGAGGCCGCGCAGTCGCGGCTGACGGACATCCACGGCGCGCGCGAGGACGTGGCCGCGTCGGACCGCGAGGCGGCGCTGGGGTTCGCCCAGGCCCTGGCGGAGGTGCGGCCCCGCCGCCAGGTGGGGGAGATGCCCGACGGGGCGGACCGGAGGGCCCGGAATGGGGCGGCGCGGGTGCGCACGGTGCTGACCCTGTTGGAGGCCGCGGGCTTCACCCGGGCGGCGGGCGTGGCGCTGGACTCGCCGGTGCCCGGGCTGCACGTGTGGAAGGTGGTGGTGCCGGGCATGCGCGTCTCGGAGCTCCTGTGA
- a CDS encoding DNA-methyltransferase, whose translation MTSDLTPESPRCVRADAREPEGYRAALGDTRAALLHTDPPYCLLTRRRKGGDLRDPRAHKKIDRNPIVRFESVRDYRVFSEAWLSRATSHLTPDAPLIIWTNLLGKEPILGAARDLGYAHLRGEYIWGKRTTDKNANEQLLRVYEVALVIARTPAPPLALGDAPTVWAVVGGYDDDAEAAQWGGHPHHKPFSVLEPLVRTWSRPGDTVLDPFAGSGSMPSAALRLGRRPACMEVEPEWAERVTHRLRDTARQLASAR comes from the coding sequence ATGACCTCCGACCTGACGCCCGAATCCCCGCGCTGCGTCCGCGCCGATGCGCGCGAGCCCGAGGGCTACCGGGCCGCCCTGGGCGACACCCGCGCCGCGCTGCTGCACACCGACCCGCCGTATTGCCTGCTCACCCGGCGGCGCAAGGGCGGCGACCTGCGCGACCCCCGCGCGCACAAGAAGATCGACCGCAACCCCATCGTCCGCTTCGAGTCCGTGCGCGACTACCGCGTCTTCTCCGAGGCCTGGCTCTCCCGCGCCACCTCGCACCTCACCCCCGACGCGCCGCTCATCATCTGGACCAACCTGCTGGGCAAGGAGCCCATCCTCGGCGCCGCGCGCGATCTGGGCTACGCGCACCTGCGCGGCGAGTACATCTGGGGCAAGCGCACCACCGACAAGAACGCCAACGAGCAGCTGCTGCGCGTCTACGAAGTCGCGCTGGTCATCGCCCGCACCCCGGCGCCGCCGCTCGCCCTGGGGGACGCGCCCACGGTGTGGGCCGTCGTCGGTGGCTATGACGACGACGCGGAGGCCGCGCAGTGGGGCGGCCACCCGCACCACAAGCCCTTCTCCGTGCTGGAGCCCCTGGTGCGCACCTGGAGCCGCCCCGGCGACACCGTGTTGGATCCGTTCGCGGGCAGCGGCTCCATGCCCTCCGCCGCGCTGCGCCTGGGCCGCCGCCCCGCCTGCATGGAGGTGGAGCCCGAGTGGGCCGAGCGCGTCACCCACCGCCTGCGCGACACCGCCCGTCAGCTGGCCAGCGCCCGGTAG
- a CDS encoding DUF2381 family protein, with protein sequence MPSCLSVALPVLLWSTCVLAAPLDVGGKGEGILRMEVGPEHPGVRPIRIGAGVSTTLLFDSDIVPDQVSLEGRAQFSRVSMGSAVVVLIPSDDLRQGEVLKLSIPFKDTTLPPRVVLTLQVQADAVDRQVEVYRRARSAESYRQEVGQLRAELERLRQERKQPPAAAPGVDGFRGLLAGSTAFPGLTVRRELGAMRCVAPCPLRIDVGALFVSGQRRALRLSLRSADKEPWRVGRAVLVDAQGHEWESLTPVQSALLTVRSAASVIVEFEMPADISVGPYSLRLWDTAGKRVAQFGDVPLD encoded by the coding sequence GTGCCCTCCTGTCTGTCCGTAGCGCTTCCAGTTCTTCTCTGGTCGACGTGTGTCCTGGCGGCTCCCCTGGATGTGGGAGGGAAGGGGGAGGGGATTCTCCGGATGGAGGTCGGGCCGGAGCATCCCGGGGTGCGCCCCATCCGGATTGGCGCGGGGGTGAGCACGACGCTGCTGTTCGACAGCGACATCGTGCCGGACCAGGTGAGCCTGGAGGGGCGGGCGCAGTTCTCGCGCGTGAGCATGGGCAGCGCGGTGGTGGTGCTCATCCCGTCCGACGACCTGCGACAGGGGGAGGTCCTCAAGCTCTCCATCCCGTTCAAGGACACGACCCTTCCGCCGCGGGTGGTGTTGACGCTCCAGGTGCAGGCCGACGCGGTGGACCGCCAGGTGGAGGTCTACCGGCGGGCGCGCTCGGCGGAGTCCTACCGGCAGGAGGTGGGGCAGCTGCGCGCGGAGCTGGAGCGGCTCCGGCAGGAGCGCAAGCAGCCCCCGGCCGCGGCCCCCGGGGTGGATGGCTTCCGGGGCCTGCTCGCGGGCTCGACCGCGTTTCCCGGCCTCACCGTCCGGCGGGAGCTGGGGGCCATGCGGTGCGTGGCCCCGTGTCCGCTGCGCATCGACGTGGGGGCCCTGTTCGTTTCGGGGCAGCGGCGGGCCCTGCGCCTGTCGCTGCGCTCGGCGGACAAGGAGCCCTGGCGCGTCGGGCGGGCCGTGTTGGTGGACGCGCAGGGGCATGAGTGGGAGTCGCTCACGCCCGTCCAGTCCGCCCTGCTGACGGTCCGGTCCGCGGCCTCGGTCATCGTGGAGTTCGAGATGCCCGCCGACATCTCCGTGGGCCCCTACTCGCTCCGGCTCTGGGACACGGCGGGCAAGCGGGTGGCCCAGTTCGGGGACGTGCCGCTCGACTGA
- a CDS encoding DUF4136 domain-containing protein, with protein sequence MRLLSRVVPVLVGLGLASCAGVDVGTNYDPAAVQRIDSFRTYSWLSQPQHSQDTRVNNDITDAQVKGAVDRDLQSRGYKRVDESDNPDFLIGWQGAITQQLSADTVDSYYGYPWDPFWGSFYGPTQTYVRQYDVGTLIVDVVDAKAKTLVWRGTAQADLGASPSIQGTNNKLNEGVQKMMERFPPKPGKQK encoded by the coding sequence ATGCGTCTGTTGTCCCGTGTCGTTCCCGTGCTCGTGGGCCTGGGGCTCGCGTCCTGCGCGGGCGTTGACGTTGGTACCAACTACGACCCCGCCGCGGTGCAGCGGATCGACTCGTTCCGCACCTACTCCTGGCTGTCCCAGCCCCAGCATTCGCAGGACACGCGCGTCAACAACGACATCACCGACGCGCAGGTGAAGGGAGCGGTGGACCGCGACCTCCAGTCGCGCGGCTACAAGCGGGTGGACGAGAGCGACAACCCGGACTTCCTCATCGGCTGGCAGGGTGCCATCACCCAGCAGCTGTCCGCGGACACGGTGGACAGCTACTACGGCTATCCGTGGGATCCGTTCTGGGGCTCGTTCTACGGACCGACCCAGACGTACGTGCGCCAGTACGACGTGGGCACGCTCATCGTCGACGTGGTGGACGCGAAGGCGAAGACGCTCGTCTGGCGCGGCACCGCCCAGGCGGACCTCGGCGCCAGCCCGAGCATCCAGGGCACCAACAACAAGCTCAACGAGGGCGTGCAGAAGATGATGGAGCGCTTCCCGCCCAAGCCTGGGAAGCAGAAGTAG
- a CDS encoding chemotaxis protein: MSPVPTCSRVVTVALLAALCGGCASVNPQRSELATRVGRSDLSVAVLRTRVRDLARRFSGLLEAMADDLAARSGSPRVAASMLRFKANAVPAVQTSLFQPDPVAALIDTWALLAQLRDTLPRYAQDVSPELLSHADASLADLESQVEAQWREVTGREDVSPARERVRTWARQHPLTGPLVTRESTTGLLASVTEVSGGGLLSTAAGLVEDTRDLTARVDLYASSLPRQARWQAELVADDAMRAPNIQSALAELGRTVDLLERVGAVAANTPALIDRERRAVLDALHAERLGLQDFVTGERQAVLADVGQERQAVVDALHAERIATLQQLDGLARGWVDHAFDRLGPLVDRVFLWLTLLGVLVGAGALLGGLMLTRAWRRAR, from the coding sequence ATGTCCCCGGTTCCCACCTGCTCCCGCGTCGTGACCGTGGCGTTGCTCGCGGCGCTGTGCGGCGGGTGCGCGTCGGTGAATCCACAGCGCTCGGAGCTGGCCACGCGCGTGGGCCGCTCGGACCTGTCGGTGGCGGTGCTGCGCACCCGCGTGCGCGACCTGGCCCGGCGCTTCTCCGGCCTGCTGGAGGCCATGGCGGATGACCTGGCCGCGCGCTCCGGTTCGCCCCGGGTGGCCGCCTCCATGCTGCGGTTCAAGGCCAACGCCGTGCCCGCGGTGCAGACCTCGCTCTTCCAACCGGACCCCGTGGCGGCGCTCATCGACACCTGGGCGCTGCTGGCCCAGCTTCGGGACACGCTGCCGCGCTACGCGCAGGACGTGTCCCCGGAGCTGCTGTCTCACGCGGATGCCTCGCTGGCGGACCTGGAGTCACAGGTGGAGGCCCAGTGGCGTGAGGTCACCGGGCGCGAGGACGTCTCGCCCGCCCGCGAGCGCGTGCGCACCTGGGCCCGGCAGCATCCGCTGACCGGGCCGCTCGTCACGCGCGAGTCCACCACGGGCCTGCTGGCCTCCGTCACGGAGGTGTCCGGCGGCGGGCTGCTCTCCACGGCGGCGGGGCTGGTGGAGGACACGCGGGACCTCACCGCGCGCGTGGACCTGTACGCGTCCAGCCTGCCCCGTCAGGCCCGCTGGCAGGCGGAGCTGGTCGCGGATGACGCCATGCGCGCCCCCAACATCCAGTCCGCGCTGGCGGAGCTGGGGCGCACGGTGGACCTGCTGGAGCGCGTGGGCGCGGTGGCCGCGAACACGCCCGCGCTCATCGACCGGGAGCGCCGCGCCGTGCTGGACGCGCTGCACGCCGAACGGCTGGGGCTCCAGGACTTCGTCACCGGTGAGCGACAGGCGGTGCTCGCGGACGTGGGCCAGGAGCGGCAGGCGGTGGTGGACGCGCTGCACGCCGAGCGCATCGCCACGCTCCAGCAACTGGACGGGCTGGCGCGGGGGTGGGTGGACCACGCGTTCGACCGGCTGGGTCCGCTGGTGGACCGGGTGTTCCTCTGGCTCACGCTGCTCGGGGTGCTGGTGGGCGCGGGCGCGCTGCTGGGCGGCCTGATGCTGACGCGCGCGTGGCGGCGCGCCCGCTGA
- a CDS encoding RNA polymerase sigma factor: MSGRVLGLVRPGGALSALSDEALCGAFLAGDATAFAQLFERHRGLIFSLMRRYTTSAEDAADLTQQAFLRALEASRRVFARFTPATPAPFRSWLVRVALNLAKNHARQGLRWRPVLVEALADELAADPGEGADASLERTQQAQRVRQAVLALPRRQREVLTLRVDGGLPFKDIAETLGITENNAKVQFHHAVKRLKADVAATSGETQ, from the coding sequence GTGAGCGGACGGGTCCTAGGACTGGTGCGGCCCGGAGGGGCCCTGAGCGCTCTCTCGGACGAGGCCCTGTGCGGGGCCTTCCTCGCGGGGGACGCGACGGCGTTCGCCCAGCTCTTCGAACGCCACCGGGGCCTCATCTTCTCACTGATGCGTCGCTACACGACGAGCGCGGAGGACGCGGCGGACCTCACGCAGCAGGCGTTCCTCCGGGCCCTGGAGGCCTCTCGGCGGGTGTTCGCGCGCTTCACGCCGGCCACGCCCGCGCCCTTCCGCTCGTGGCTGGTGCGGGTGGCGCTCAACCTGGCGAAGAACCACGCGCGGCAGGGGCTGCGGTGGCGGCCGGTGCTGGTGGAGGCCCTGGCGGATGAGCTGGCGGCCGACCCCGGGGAGGGCGCGGATGCGTCGCTGGAGCGCACCCAGCAGGCCCAGCGGGTTCGTCAGGCGGTGCTGGCCCTGCCCCGCCGCCAGCGCGAGGTGCTGACGCTGCGGGTGGACGGCGGGCTGCCGTTCAAGGACATCGCCGAGACGCTGGGCATCACGGAGAACAACGCGAAGGTGCAGTTCCACCACGCGGTGAAACGCTTGAAGGCCGACGTGGCCGCAACCTCTGGGGAGACGCAGTGA
- a CDS encoding serine/threonine protein kinase, whose product MTTPLHPDQLEVGHHVGPWRIVGSLGAGGFGRVFKVERGGNVYALKLALRPAGQHAADEEDVNGRLAREVAALLACAPHPNLPRVHAVDRWPEPPDGYFFHVTDFVDGETFHEWRWRVKPTAAHLLTVYTELVRVVADLHRRGVHHRDLKADNLLIRRVDERPILIDLGTARIPGASTLTVGVAPASPHLLPPECVAFLREGSWKAGANFDAGIPGDLYALGALLYESLTDGYAFDPRLPYDRLLPAIETVVPRAPKDINPKVPSSLSDIAMRLLSKRPEDRYSGTETLLQALWDAAKDKRQSDWKVSLDVPADPDAPSLDRGVVLLSQYSGSAPEPAPVPAGPQPASPPSGVLGLPAPAEAPSVSAPAVPRGPAGVLGLGALLLGLLAFGLFQLAPNRPPPSVAPVPEKGSSSVTPTPSLPDATMLAVASSPDAGASPAVEPAPPVPDAEPAEAVRPPVRALRADGGVIRKLASAAAAACVGVSCAGGTANTRRDEAEPCPPGSAEAMVKLRLNKKPMEAIFLEDDLSGMKEVREGERTFFVREQVGQRVNAGSTMRGRVVFKKNVTRIFFTEAILKDGTAYPVCMEYFDIFGNRWGWKHRPQDPEETATVRYMPSQLENVIAVERFNLPHEE is encoded by the coding sequence ATGACCACGCCGCTTCATCCGGATCAGCTGGAGGTCGGCCACCACGTTGGACCGTGGCGCATCGTCGGCTCGTTGGGAGCGGGGGGCTTCGGCCGGGTCTTCAAGGTGGAGCGGGGTGGGAACGTCTACGCGCTGAAGCTCGCGCTGCGTCCCGCGGGCCAGCACGCCGCGGATGAAGAGGACGTCAACGGCCGGCTCGCCCGCGAGGTCGCGGCCCTGCTCGCCTGCGCGCCGCATCCGAACCTGCCGCGCGTGCACGCCGTGGATCGCTGGCCGGAGCCGCCGGACGGCTACTTCTTCCACGTCACCGACTTCGTGGACGGCGAGACCTTCCACGAATGGCGCTGGCGGGTGAAGCCCACCGCCGCGCACCTGCTCACCGTCTACACGGAGCTGGTGCGCGTGGTGGCGGACCTGCACCGCCGGGGCGTGCACCACCGCGACCTCAAGGCGGACAACCTGCTCATCCGCCGCGTCGACGAGCGGCCCATCCTCATCGACCTGGGCACCGCGCGCATCCCGGGCGCCTCCACGCTGACGGTGGGCGTGGCGCCCGCGTCCCCGCACCTGCTGCCGCCCGAATGCGTGGCGTTCCTGCGAGAGGGCTCCTGGAAGGCCGGCGCGAACTTCGACGCGGGCATCCCGGGCGACCTCTACGCGCTGGGCGCGCTGCTCTATGAGTCGTTGACGGACGGCTACGCCTTCGACCCGCGCCTGCCCTACGACCGGCTGCTGCCCGCCATCGAGACGGTGGTGCCGCGCGCTCCGAAGGACATCAACCCCAAGGTCCCCTCCAGCCTGTCCGACATCGCGATGCGGCTGCTCTCCAAGCGCCCCGAGGATCGCTATTCGGGCACGGAGACGCTGCTGCAGGCGCTCTGGGACGCGGCCAAGGACAAGCGCCAATCGGACTGGAAGGTCTCGCTGGATGTCCCGGCGGATCCCGACGCGCCCTCGCTCGACCGGGGCGTGGTGCTGCTGTCCCAGTACTCCGGGAGCGCCCCGGAGCCCGCGCCCGTCCCCGCGGGACCGCAGCCCGCGAGCCCGCCCTCCGGCGTCCTCGGACTCCCCGCCCCGGCGGAAGCCCCCTCCGTGAGCGCGCCCGCGGTGCCACGCGGTCCCGCCGGGGTGCTCGGGCTGGGGGCGTTGCTCCTGGGCCTCCTCGCCTTCGGGCTGTTCCAGCTGGCTCCGAACCGACCCCCACCTTCCGTAGCGCCTGTGCCTGAGAAAGGAAGTTCGTCCGTGACCCCAACCCCGAGTCTTCCTGATGCCACCATGCTCGCGGTGGCGTCTTCCCCGGATGCGGGAGCTTCCCCGGCGGTGGAACCTGCTCCTCCCGTCCCGGACGCCGAGCCGGCCGAGGCCGTCCGCCCCCCCGTCAGAGCCCTGCGGGCAGACGGTGGCGTCATCCGCAAGCTCGCCAGCGCGGCCGCCGCGGCGTGCGTCGGCGTGTCGTGCGCCGGGGGGACCGCCAACACCCGCCGCGACGAGGCCGAGCCGTGTCCTCCGGGTTCCGCGGAGGCCATGGTGAAGCTGCGGCTCAACAAGAAGCCGATGGAGGCGATCTTCCTGGAGGACGACCTGTCGGGAATGAAGGAGGTCCGCGAGGGCGAGCGCACCTTCTTCGTCCGCGAGCAGGTCGGTCAGCGGGTCAACGCCGGCTCCACCATGCGGGGCCGCGTGGTGTTCAAGAAGAACGTCACGCGCATCTTCTTCACGGAGGCCATCCTCAAGGACGGCACCGCGTATCCCGTGTGCATGGAGTACTTCGACATCTTCGGCAACCGCTGGGGTTGGAAGCACCGGCCGCAGGACCCCGAGGAGACGGCCACCGTGCGCTATATGCCGTCCCAGTTGGAGAACGTGATCGCGGTCGAGCGCTTCAACCTGCCCCACGAGGAGTAG